The Enterobacter asburiae genome window below encodes:
- the yahO gene encoding DUF1471 family periplasmic protein YahO, producing MKKTTAILLGTALLFTTNAFAAQLLTKSEFKKVASQYKKIGTVNTSNEVSVDDAKKELIEKADKKGADVLVLTSGNTNNKIHGTANIYKKK from the coding sequence ATGAAAAAGACGACTGCTATTTTGTTGGGAACGGCGTTACTGTTTACAACCAATGCTTTTGCTGCACAGCTGCTCACTAAAAGCGAGTTCAAGAAAGTTGCATCTCAATATAAAAAAATCGGTACGGTAAACACCTCGAATGAAGTATCGGTTGATGATGCAAAAAAAGAACTGATTGAGAAAGCCGATAAGAAAGGCGCGGATGTCCTGGTGCTCACGTCAGGGAACACCAACAATAAAATTCACGGTACGGCCAATATCTACAAGAAAAAATAA
- a CDS encoding ABC transporter permease: protein MSGLSLDIGKNRVQEPARRRPALPMVALAVLFSLMALLPLGFIIAIGIETGWETIKALVFRPRVAELLSNTLWLTALAVPLCIVTGVAIAWLTERTQLAGRGIWSALAVAPLAIPAFVQSYAWVSVVPSMHGLSAGVFLSVLAYYPFIYMPVAAVLRRLDPTLEDVAASLGTPPWWVFFRVVLPQLKLAICGGALLVALHLLAEYGLYVMIRFDTFTTAIYDQFQSTFSGPAANMLAGVLALCCLAILILEGVTRGKARYARIGAGAAREQKRWPLKPAAAALGQLFFIVLIVLALGVPLIVMCRWIWLGGVQNWMSADLWHSLRQTLMLGVGGALLTTACVIPIAWLGIRYPHRIFRMLEGCIYITSSLPGIVTALALVTVTIHYARPIYQTEITLFLAYLLMFMPRALINLRAGIAQAPVELENVARSLGSTPAKALWSVTMRLAAPGAAAGAALVFLGVSNELTATLLLSPLGTRTLSTGFWALTSEIDYVAAAPYAMLMILISLPLTAILYMQSKKIAGL, encoded by the coding sequence ATGTCTGGTCTGAGTCTCGACATCGGAAAAAACAGAGTGCAGGAGCCTGCCCGCAGGCGTCCTGCACTGCCGATGGTTGCGTTAGCTGTGTTGTTTTCATTAATGGCGCTTCTGCCTTTGGGTTTTATCATTGCCATTGGCATTGAGACCGGCTGGGAAACCATTAAGGCGCTGGTGTTTCGCCCGCGTGTTGCTGAGCTGCTCAGCAACACGCTGTGGCTGACGGCTTTAGCGGTTCCGCTGTGTATCGTGACGGGAGTGGCAATCGCCTGGCTCACGGAGCGCACGCAGCTTGCCGGGCGAGGGATCTGGTCCGCACTGGCGGTCGCCCCGCTGGCGATCCCCGCGTTTGTGCAAAGCTATGCCTGGGTGAGCGTTGTCCCGTCCATGCACGGGCTCTCCGCGGGCGTGTTCCTCTCGGTTCTTGCCTACTATCCGTTTATCTATATGCCGGTTGCGGCGGTGCTGCGTCGCCTTGACCCGACGCTTGAAGATGTCGCCGCTTCGCTGGGTACACCGCCGTGGTGGGTCTTTTTCCGCGTGGTGCTGCCCCAGCTCAAGCTGGCTATCTGCGGCGGCGCGCTGCTGGTGGCGCTGCACCTGCTGGCGGAATATGGCCTGTACGTGATGATCCGCTTTGATACCTTCACCACGGCAATTTATGACCAGTTCCAGTCTACCTTCAGCGGCCCGGCGGCGAACATGCTGGCGGGCGTGCTGGCCTTGTGCTGTCTGGCCATATTAATACTGGAAGGCGTGACGCGCGGAAAAGCACGCTACGCGCGCATTGGCGCCGGGGCCGCGCGCGAGCAGAAACGCTGGCCGCTGAAGCCTGCGGCTGCCGCGCTGGGCCAGCTGTTTTTCATCGTGCTGATCGTGCTGGCGCTGGGCGTGCCGCTAATTGTCATGTGTCGCTGGATTTGGCTCGGCGGCGTGCAAAACTGGATGAGCGCCGATCTCTGGCATTCGCTGCGCCAGACGCTGATGCTCGGCGTGGGCGGTGCGCTTCTGACGACCGCGTGCGTGATCCCCATCGCGTGGCTGGGAATTCGCTATCCGCACCGCATCTTCCGGATGCTGGAAGGGTGCATCTATATCACCAGTTCGCTGCCGGGCATCGTCACGGCGCTGGCGCTGGTCACCGTCACCATTCATTACGCCCGTCCCATTTACCAGACGGAAATTACCCTGTTCCTGGCCTACCTGCTGATGTTTATGCCCCGCGCGCTCATCAACCTGCGGGCGGGGATTGCGCAGGCGCCGGTTGAGCTGGAAAACGTGGCGCGCAGCCTGGGCAGCACGCCCGCGAAGGCGCTCTGGAGCGTCACGATGCGGCTGGCCGCGCCGGGTGCGGCGGCAGGGGCCGCGCTGGTTTTCCTCGGCGTCAGCAACGAGTTAACCGCCACGCTGTTGCTCTCTCCGCTGGGCACGCGCACGCTGTCCACCGGATTCTGGGCGCTGACCAGTGAAATTGACTATGTTGCCGCCGCGCCTTACGCGATGCTGATGATCCTGATTTCACTCCCGCTGACCGCCATTCTCTATATGCAGTCGAAAAAAATTGCAGGGCTATGA
- a CDS encoding CPBP family intramembrane glutamic endopeptidase: MLGLTAFLGWKQGILDAPALLVIASIVVGWSAVEWLRNKNNKYTYLVEGLCVVIAVALVLHVIPGFHNPKVLDAVVVGPQSIPFSMYFNMDKAVVPFFLITCMPTLFVAKPLYQAGKVGWGILVLAIPALLLLAVALGGLRIEPHAPEWFAQFALANIFFVSLAEEALFRGYLQQRLSRVIHPVVALLIASVIFGLMHYSGGLLLIIFASLSGIIYGLAWMWSGKLWVATLFHFGLNCVHLLLFTYPMYAPHAAM; the protein is encoded by the coding sequence ATGCTGGGATTAACGGCATTTCTCGGCTGGAAACAGGGCATTCTTGACGCCCCGGCGCTGCTGGTTATTGCATCAATCGTTGTTGGCTGGTCTGCTGTTGAATGGCTACGTAATAAAAATAATAAATATACATATCTGGTCGAAGGCCTGTGTGTGGTCATCGCCGTTGCCCTGGTTTTGCATGTGATCCCGGGCTTCCATAACCCCAAAGTGCTGGATGCTGTCGTCGTTGGTCCGCAAAGCATACCGTTCAGTATGTACTTTAATATGGACAAGGCAGTGGTGCCTTTCTTTTTAATTACGTGCATGCCAACGTTATTCGTAGCAAAGCCCCTCTATCAAGCTGGCAAGGTCGGTTGGGGAATATTGGTTCTTGCGATACCCGCGCTGTTACTTCTGGCTGTTGCGTTGGGCGGACTTAGAATTGAGCCGCATGCGCCAGAATGGTTCGCTCAATTTGCCCTTGCGAATATTTTCTTCGTCTCTTTGGCCGAGGAAGCCTTGTTCAGAGGCTACCTACAGCAACGCTTGTCCCGGGTTATTCATCCTGTTGTCGCGCTATTGATTGCCTCAGTCATCTTTGGGCTGATGCATTATAGCGGCGGTTTACTACTGATCATTTTTGCCAGCCTCTCCGGCATTATTTACGGCCTGGCGTGGATGTGGAGCGGTAAGCTCTGGGTTGCAACGTTATTCCATTTTGGCCTGAACTGCGTGCATTTATTGCTCTTCACCTATCCGATGTATGCCCCCCACGCTGCGATGTGA
- a CDS encoding helix-turn-helix transcriptional regulator, translating to MRMTVRRYRRRRTGSDALGFTRSPFAPPFFDRLEFLSQSISQPRKTDAPFILLVTEDHYLRTGFLNGQFPLSSCCDYATLDDALIAQTQWPSARLVVDIESRSTGLLEKLDQLRRHSLFPPFLTPWLLVRADNYDTRLFCKAAGPFHVLERQLNATALQHSLLDTLPPLGTEKDWFSRNEWPILQELSRGKTLRQIALMQNRPYSRIIYRLSCILLKLGLSHRQELLHLLNNLSDCTFSLTS from the coding sequence ATGCGAATGACAGTGCGCCGTTACCGGCGGCGGCGTACAGGAAGTGATGCACTGGGATTTACGCGCTCACCTTTTGCTCCCCCCTTTTTCGACCGGCTCGAATTTTTGAGCCAGTCTATCAGCCAGCCCCGCAAAACCGACGCCCCGTTTATCCTTCTGGTGACGGAGGATCACTACCTGCGCACCGGTTTTCTCAACGGGCAGTTTCCCCTGAGCAGCTGCTGCGACTACGCCACGCTGGACGACGCCCTTATCGCTCAGACCCAGTGGCCTTCAGCCCGTCTGGTCGTGGATATTGAAAGCCGATCCACGGGGCTTCTGGAGAAACTGGATCAGTTGAGACGACATAGCCTGTTTCCTCCGTTCCTGACGCCCTGGCTGTTGGTCCGGGCCGATAATTACGACACCCGCCTCTTCTGCAAAGCGGCGGGTCCCTTTCATGTGCTCGAACGTCAGCTGAACGCCACTGCGCTCCAGCACAGCCTGTTGGATACCCTACCTCCGCTGGGTACCGAGAAAGACTGGTTCTCGCGCAACGAATGGCCCATCCTGCAGGAGCTTTCCCGGGGCAAGACATTGCGTCAGATTGCCCTTATGCAGAATCGCCCCTATAGCCGCATTATCTATCGTCTCAGCTGCATTCTCCTAAAGCTGGGGCTAAGCCATCGCCAGGAATTGCTCCATCTTCTTAATAACCTCTCAGACTGCACGTTTTCACTCACCTCCTAA
- a CDS encoding ABC transporter ATP-binding protein, which yields MLELTAISKSFSDVQVLDSLNLSVAPGSRTAIVGPSGSGKTTLLRILAGFETPDTGRIVMQGRTLFDENSFVPAHLRRIGFVPQEGALFPHLNVADNIAWGLDGTRHEKRQRVEALMEMVSLDRQLATHWPHEISGGQQQRVALARALAQRPSLMLLDEPFSALDTGLRAMTRKATADLLAEAGVASILVTHDQNEALSFATQVAVMRSGRFTQVGTPYDVYTRPVDEETALFLGDAVILPARLAAGYAVCALGEVPTDNAHATGEGRVMMRPEQLRVTACAAHESPISILDVDFTGQLSTLTLGLAGQQQPVILKTVSQPGWNPGTAVRVDIAGTARVFEYS from the coding sequence ATGCTTGAATTAACCGCCATTTCTAAATCGTTTTCTGATGTGCAGGTGCTCGACAGCTTAAACCTGAGCGTGGCGCCGGGGAGCAGGACGGCGATTGTCGGGCCGTCCGGGTCGGGGAAAACCACGCTGCTGCGTATTCTTGCCGGGTTCGAAACGCCTGACACCGGGCGCATTGTCATGCAGGGGAGAACGCTGTTCGATGAAAACAGTTTTGTTCCCGCCCACCTGCGCCGGATCGGTTTTGTGCCTCAGGAGGGCGCGCTGTTCCCGCACCTCAACGTGGCGGACAACATTGCCTGGGGGCTGGACGGCACCCGCCACGAAAAGCGCCAGCGCGTTGAGGCGCTGATGGAGATGGTTTCTCTGGACAGGCAGCTCGCGACGCACTGGCCCCACGAGATTTCCGGCGGACAGCAGCAACGCGTGGCGCTTGCCCGTGCGCTGGCCCAGCGACCTTCACTGATGCTTCTGGATGAACCGTTCTCGGCCCTGGATACCGGCCTGCGCGCCATGACGCGTAAGGCAACGGCCGATCTGCTGGCCGAAGCGGGCGTGGCCTCGATTCTGGTCACCCACGATCAGAACGAAGCGTTGTCCTTTGCCACGCAGGTTGCCGTCATGCGCTCCGGACGCTTCACCCAGGTCGGCACGCCTTATGACGTCTACACCCGTCCCGTTGACGAAGAGACGGCGCTATTTCTTGGCGATGCCGTGATCCTGCCTGCTCGGCTCGCTGCCGGGTATGCGGTGTGCGCGCTGGGCGAAGTGCCGACGGACAACGCGCATGCGACAGGAGAGGGCAGGGTAATGATGCGGCCTGAACAATTACGCGTGACGGCATGTGCAGCGCATGAAAGCCCGATCTCGATTCTTGATGTGGACTTCACCGGCCAGCTGTCGACGCTCACCCTGGGATTAGCCGGACAGCAGCAGCCGGTGATTCTGAAGACCGTAAGCCAGCCAGGATGGAACCCGGGCACGGCGGTACGCGTTGATATTGCTGGCACCGCGCGGGTATTCGAATATTCTTAA
- a CDS encoding TonB-dependent receptor, protein MNNTIMHKTLLALAVGAATHSAFAADDQKEDTLVVQAAPASDFKPGGDQLVPAFLDGQVANGGRMGMLGQQNAMDVPFNIISYTSKLVEDQQAKTIADVVANDAGVQFVQGYGNSAETYRIRGLKFDGDDMTFGGLSGVLPRQVVDTQMVDRIEIFKGANSLMNGAASSGVGGMINLEPKHAGELPQAKVGVDYTSDSQIGTTLDAGRRYGDSDQFGARVNLVHREGETGIANDRRRTTLLSTGLDYAGDRFRTSLDLGYQKKTFHGSPTSVNISAVDFVPEPPKNDRNFSQKWAYSNIENEFGMWRSEYDITDGWTAYTGLGAQHAHEEGIYSAPKLVDKSGKATVSRLDTNRISDSVSGMAGVRGNFTTGFVSHKVNVGYSAMTKNEKIAWKMSATKDNPTTNIYHNTGVDMPDSTNLNGSGGKYSDPLTSGRTRTQGWLLSDTLGVLDDKLLFTAGARHQKVVVRGYNKVTGAENAADGFDGSRWMPTYGVVYKPWEAISLYANHTEALQPGKTAPNTATNYGQSTGIVHSKQNEVGVKADFGRVGGSLALFEIKMPSAILDDSGHYGLDAEQRNRGVELNVFGEPALGMRLNASATWLQAELTKTKNGVNQGNDAIGIPNFYAVVGAEYDIKPVDGLTATARVNHSGVQYADLANTKKLDSYTTLDLGMRYRFAVNHNENQMTVRAGIDNVTNENYWASVDDSGTYITQGEPRTFKVSVGYAF, encoded by the coding sequence ATGAACAACACCATCATGCACAAGACGCTGCTGGCGCTCGCCGTTGGCGCGGCGACACATTCCGCCTTCGCGGCGGACGATCAAAAAGAGGACACCCTCGTTGTCCAGGCTGCACCAGCCAGCGATTTCAAACCCGGCGGCGACCAGCTGGTACCTGCCTTTCTTGACGGACAGGTGGCGAACGGCGGGCGCATGGGGATGCTGGGCCAGCAAAACGCCATGGACGTGCCGTTCAACATCATCAGCTACACCTCGAAGCTGGTGGAAGATCAGCAGGCGAAAACCATTGCCGATGTCGTCGCGAACGACGCGGGCGTGCAGTTCGTTCAGGGGTACGGCAACAGCGCGGAGACCTACCGCATCCGTGGCCTGAAGTTCGACGGCGACGACATGACATTTGGCGGCCTGTCCGGCGTGCTGCCGCGCCAGGTGGTGGATACCCAGATGGTTGACCGCATCGAGATCTTCAAAGGGGCCAACTCGCTGATGAACGGCGCGGCAAGCTCCGGCGTGGGCGGGATGATCAACCTTGAGCCAAAACACGCGGGCGAACTCCCGCAGGCGAAAGTCGGCGTGGACTACACCTCGGATTCCCAGATTGGCACCACGCTGGATGCGGGCCGTCGCTATGGCGACAGCGACCAGTTCGGCGCGCGGGTGAACCTGGTCCATCGCGAAGGGGAAACCGGCATTGCGAACGATCGCCGCCGCACCACGCTGCTCTCTACCGGCCTGGATTACGCTGGCGACCGCTTCCGCACCTCGCTGGATCTCGGCTATCAGAAGAAAACCTTCCACGGCAGCCCGACCAGCGTCAATATTTCCGCGGTGGACTTCGTGCCCGAGCCGCCGAAAAACGATCGCAACTTCTCGCAGAAGTGGGCCTACAGCAACATCGAAAACGAATTTGGGATGTGGCGCAGCGAGTACGACATCACCGACGGCTGGACGGCCTATACCGGTCTGGGCGCGCAGCACGCGCATGAGGAAGGGATCTACAGCGCGCCGAAGCTGGTGGATAAAAGCGGCAAGGCAACGGTCAGCCGTCTTGATACCAACCGCATCAGCGATTCCGTCAGCGGCATGGCGGGCGTTCGCGGGAACTTCACTACGGGATTCGTCTCGCACAAGGTCAACGTTGGCTATTCGGCGATGACAAAGAACGAAAAAATCGCGTGGAAAATGTCGGCGACGAAGGATAATCCGACCACCAACATCTATCACAATACCGGCGTCGATATGCCGGACAGCACCAACCTCAACGGTTCCGGCGGAAAGTACAGCGATCCGCTGACCAGCGGGCGCACCCGTACCCAGGGCTGGCTGCTGAGCGATACGCTGGGCGTGCTGGACGACAAGCTGCTCTTCACCGCAGGCGCGCGCCATCAGAAGGTGGTCGTTCGCGGGTATAACAAAGTCACCGGTGCGGAAAACGCGGCGGACGGCTTCGACGGCAGCCGCTGGATGCCCACCTACGGCGTGGTCTACAAGCCGTGGGAGGCGATCTCCCTCTATGCAAACCACACCGAAGCGCTGCAGCCGGGCAAAACCGCGCCTAACACCGCCACCAACTATGGCCAGAGCACCGGTATCGTTCACTCTAAGCAGAACGAAGTGGGCGTGAAGGCCGACTTCGGCCGCGTGGGCGGATCGCTTGCGCTGTTTGAGATCAAAATGCCGTCGGCGATCCTCGACGACAGCGGCCACTACGGCCTGGACGCCGAGCAGCGAAACCGTGGCGTTGAGCTGAACGTCTTCGGCGAGCCCGCGCTGGGGATGCGCCTGAACGCCAGCGCCACCTGGCTGCAGGCCGAGCTGACCAAAACCAAAAATGGTGTGAATCAGGGCAACGATGCGATCGGTATTCCAAACTTTTACGCGGTAGTGGGCGCAGAGTACGACATCAAGCCGGTTGACGGCCTGACCGCGACCGCCCGCGTGAACCATTCCGGCGTGCAGTACGCTGATCTGGCAAACACCAAAAAGCTGGACAGCTACACCACGCTGGATCTGGGGATGCGCTATCGCTTCGCGGTAAACCACAATGAAAACCAGATGACGGTTCGCGCGGGCATCGACAACGTGACCAATGAAAACTACTGGGCCAGCGTGGACGACTCCGGTACCTATATTACGCAGGGCGAACCGCGCACCTTTAAGGTCTCGGTTGGCTACGCGTTTTAA
- a CDS encoding IS1-like element IS1A family transposase (programmed frameshift), translated as MASVSISCPSCSATDGVVRNGKSTAGHQRYLCSHCRKTWQLQFTYTASQPGTHQKIIDMAMNGVGCRATARIMGVGLNTILRHFKKLRPQSVTSRIQPGSDVIVCAEMDEQWGYVGAKSRQRWLFYAYDRLRKTVVAHVFGERTMATLGRLMSLLSPFDVVIWMTDGWPLYESRLKGKLHVISKRYTQRIERHNLNLRQHLARLGRKSLSFSKSVELHDKVIGHYLNIKHYQ; from the exons GTGGCTTCTGTTTCTATCAGCTGTCCCTCCTGTTCAGCTACTGACGGGGTGGTGCGTAACGGTAAAAGTACTGCCGGACATCAGCGCTATCTCTGCTCTCACTGCCGTAAAACATGGCAGTTACAGTTCACATACACCGCCTCTCAACCCGGTACGCACCAGAAAATCATTGATATGGCCATGAATGGCGTTGGATGCCGGGCAACCGCCCGCATTATGGGCGTTGGCCTCAACACGATTTTACGTCACT TTAAAAAACTCAGGCCGCAGTCGGTAACCTCGCGCATACAGCCGGGCAGTGACGTCATCGTCTGCGCGGAAATGGACGAACAGTGGGGCTACGTCGGGGCTAAATCGCGCCAGCGCTGGCTGTTTTACGCGTATGACAGGCTCCGGAAGACGGTTGTTGCGCACGTATTCGGTGAACGCACTATGGCGACGCTGGGGCGTCTTATGAGCCTGCTGTCACCCTTTGACGTGGTGATATGGATGACGGATGGCTGGCCGCTGTATGAATCCCGCCTGAAGGGAAAGCTGCACGTAATCAGCAAGCGATATACGCAGCGAATTGAGCGGCATAACCTGAATCTGAGGCAGCACCTGGCACGGCTGGGACGGAAGTCGCTGTCGTTCTCAAAATCGGTGGAGCTGCATGATAAAGTCATCGGGCATTATCTGAACATAAAACACTATCAATAA
- a CDS encoding IS1 family transposase (programmed frameshift), whose amino-acid sequence MASVSISCPSCSATEGVVRNGKSTAGHQRYLCSHCRKTWQLQFTYTASQPGTHQKIIDMAMNGVGCRASARIMGVGLNTILRHFKKLRPQSVNSRIQPGSDVIVCAEMDEQWGYVGAKSRQRWLFYAYDRIRRTVVAHVFGERTLATLERLLGLLSAFEVVVWMTDGWPLYESRLKGELHVISKRYTQRIERHNLNLRQHLARLGRKSLSFSKSVELHDKVIGHYLNIKHYQ is encoded by the exons GTGGCTTCTGTTTCTATCAGCTGTCCCTCCTGTTCAGCTACTGAAGGCGTGGTGCGTAACGGTAAAAGTACTGCCGGACATCAGCGCTATCTCTGCTCTCACTGCCGTAAAACATGGCAGCTACAGTTCACTTACACCGCTTCTCAACCCGGTACGCATCAGAAAATCATTGATATGGCCATGAATGGCGTCGGATGTCGCGCCAGTGCACGCATTATGGGCGTTGGCCTCAACACGATTTTACGACACT TTAAAAAACTCAGGCCGCAGTCGGTAAACTCACGCATACAACCGGGCAGTGACGTCATTGTTTGCGCGGAAATGGACGAACAGTGGGGTTACGTCGGCGCTAAATCACGCCAGCGCTGGTTGTTTTACGCGTATGACAGGATACGGAGGACGGTTGTGGCGCACGTATTCGGTGAACGCACGTTGGCCACGCTGGAGCGTCTTCTGGGCCTGCTGTCGGCCTTTGAGGTCGTGGTATGGATGACGGATGGCTGGCCGCTGTATGAATCACGCCTGAAGGGAGAACTGCACGTTATCAGCAAGCGATATACGCAGCGCATTGAGCGGCATAACCTGAATCTGAGGCAGCATCTGGCAAGGCTGGGCAGGAAGTCACTGTCGTTCTCAAAATCGGTGGAGCTGCATGACAAAGTCATCGGGCATTATCTGAACATAAAACACTATCAGTAA
- a CDS encoding iron ABC transporter substrate-binding protein, with amino-acid sequence MNSRLLSCFSLALLSSSLFLSTQSVAADNNEGIVVYNAQHENLVKSWVDGFTKETGIKVTLRNGDDSELGNQLVQEGSASPADVFLTENSPSMVLVDNANLFAPLDADTLKQVPAEYRPAHGRWIGIAARSTVFVYNPEKLNEQQLPKSLMDLAKPEWKGRWAASPSGADFQAIVSAMLALKGEKATLEWLKAMKANFVAYKGNSTVMKAVNAGQIDGGVIYHYYRFVDQSKTGENSKNTQLYYFKHQDPGAFVSLSGGGVLASSKHKAQAQAFIKYITGKEGQESLRTNNAFEYAVGVNAASNPKLVPLKDLDAPKVEPSTLNSKKVIELMTQAGLL; translated from the coding sequence ATGAATTCTCGCCTGCTGTCCTGCTTCTCGCTTGCCTTGTTGTCTTCATCACTTTTCCTTTCTACACAATCGGTTGCGGCCGATAACAACGAAGGCATCGTTGTTTATAACGCGCAGCACGAAAACCTGGTGAAGTCGTGGGTTGACGGTTTTACTAAAGAAACCGGCATTAAGGTCACTCTGCGTAATGGTGATGACAGCGAGCTGGGTAACCAGCTGGTTCAGGAAGGCAGCGCGTCACCGGCAGACGTGTTCCTGACGGAGAACTCGCCGTCAATGGTGCTGGTGGATAACGCCAACCTGTTTGCGCCGCTGGATGCAGACACCCTGAAGCAGGTACCGGCAGAATATCGTCCGGCGCACGGTCGCTGGATCGGCATCGCGGCCCGCAGCACGGTATTTGTGTATAACCCGGAAAAACTGAACGAACAGCAGCTGCCTAAATCGCTGATGGATCTGGCTAAGCCCGAGTGGAAAGGCCGCTGGGCGGCATCACCGTCAGGTGCGGATTTCCAGGCCATCGTGAGCGCGATGCTGGCGCTGAAAGGCGAGAAGGCCACGCTGGAATGGCTCAAGGCGATGAAAGCCAATTTCGTTGCCTATAAAGGCAACAGCACCGTGATGAAAGCGGTCAATGCCGGTCAGATTGATGGCGGCGTGATTTATCACTACTACCGTTTTGTCGATCAGTCCAAAACCGGTGAAAACAGCAAAAACACCCAGCTCTACTACTTCAAACATCAGGATCCGGGCGCGTTTGTGAGCCTCTCTGGCGGCGGCGTGCTGGCATCCAGCAAGCACAAAGCGCAGGCGCAGGCCTTCATCAAATACATTACCGGTAAAGAAGGCCAGGAAAGCCTGCGTACCAACAACGCCTTTGAATATGCAGTGGGCGTGAACGCAGCCTCAAACCCGAAACTGGTCCCGCTGAAAGATCTTGATGCACCGAAAGTTGAACCTTCAACGCTTAACAGTAAAAAAGTTATCGAGCTGATGACGCAAGCCGGCCTGCTGTGA
- a CDS encoding EAL domain-containing protein: MTAQNLIDTPPRLQYISQDIVGIKLEPIVALSSLRQVGVEVLSVLSDTRHSEDFFCERSADWSIALLEAQLAALKNAPHGHNLFINLPITVLTETASFQRLIRLPDVSLNIEIVDLASFLALTLVEKQHVVQNLRQLSRQGHAIWLDDVDDVTVQSFLSCRLPLSGIKIDKEAFWRLRDTPALRQLVSLCFQLAGKVLIEGIETERDRTWALQAGADLGQGYYWPSWTWPED, encoded by the coding sequence GTGACAGCGCAAAACCTGATCGATACGCCCCCCCGGTTACAGTACATTTCTCAGGACATCGTCGGCATTAAGCTTGAGCCCATCGTCGCCCTTTCCTCCTTGCGCCAGGTTGGCGTGGAGGTACTAAGCGTTCTGTCCGACACGCGGCACAGCGAGGACTTTTTTTGCGAACGGTCCGCAGACTGGTCGATAGCGCTGCTTGAAGCGCAGCTTGCCGCGTTAAAAAATGCGCCGCACGGTCATAATCTTTTTATTAATCTGCCGATAACCGTCCTGACAGAGACAGCCTCTTTTCAGCGACTTATCCGGTTGCCAGACGTGTCGCTCAATATTGAGATTGTCGATCTCGCGTCCTTTTTAGCGCTGACCCTCGTCGAGAAGCAGCATGTCGTTCAAAATTTGCGGCAACTTAGCAGACAGGGACACGCAATCTGGCTTGATGACGTGGATGACGTCACAGTGCAGTCGTTTTTATCCTGCCGACTCCCGTTAAGCGGCATCAAAATAGATAAGGAAGCATTCTGGCGTTTACGCGACACCCCTGCGCTGAGGCAACTGGTTTCCCTTTGCTTTCAGCTTGCCGGGAAAGTGCTTATTGAAGGTATTGAGACTGAACGCGATCGTACCTGGGCACTGCAGGCAGGCGCAGACCTCGGCCAGGGATATTACTGGCCGTCCTGGACATGGCCGGAGGATTAA